A single genomic interval of Pyrus communis chromosome 5, drPyrComm1.1, whole genome shotgun sequence harbors:
- the LOC137734634 gene encoding auxin transporter-like protein 2, whose product MSAQKQSEEAITFNQTDGREEEEEEHAADQNSGFNLRSFLWHGGSVYDAWFSCASNQVAQVLLTLPYSFSQLGMLSGIIFQVFYGIMGSWTAYLISILYVEYRSRKEKENVSFKNHVIQWFEVLDGLLGPYWKAIGLAFNCTFLLFGSVIQLIGCASNIYYINDHLDKRTWTYIFGACCATTVFIPSFHNYRIWSFLGLGMTTYTAWYMTIASIVHGQVEGVKHSGPDKLVLYFTGATNILYTFGGHAVTVEIMHAMWKPQKFKYVYLFATLYVFTLTLPSATAVYWAFGDQLLTHSNAFSLLPRNKWRDAGVTLMLIHQFITFGFACTPLYFVWEKVIGMHDTKSICLRAIARLPVVIPIWFLAIIFPFFGPINSAVGALLVSFTVYVIPALAHMLTFKSAAARQNAAEKLPFFLPSWTGMYVVNAFIVVWVLVVGFGFGGWASMTNFIRQVDTFGLFAKCYQCPPKVSASPPPHH is encoded by the exons ATGTCAGCCCAGAAGCAATCAGAGGAGGCCATAACCTTCAACCAGACCGAtggcagagaggaagaagaagaagaacacgCAGCAGATCAGAACTCGGGTTTTAACCTCAGAAGCTTCCTCTGGCATGGCGGCTCCGTCTATGACGCCTGGTTCAGCTGCGCATCGAACCAG GTTGCTCAGGTTCTGCTGACTCTGCCCTACTCCTTCTCCCAACTGGGAATGCTCTCGGGGATCATATTCCAGGTATTTTACGGGATCATGGGGAGCTGGACTGCTTATCTGATCAGCATTCTCTACGTCGAATATCGAAGccgaaaagaaaaggaaaatgtcaGCTTCAAGAACCATGTCATCCAG TGGTTTGAAGTGTTGGATGGTTTGCTGGGTCCTTACTGGAAAGCCATTGGATTGGCCTTCAACTGCACTTTCCTCCTCTTTGGATCTGTCATCCAACTTATAGGCTGTGCAAG CAACATATACTATATAAATGACCATCTGGACAAGAGGACATGGACCTACATATTTGGAGCATGCTGTGCCACCACAGTCTTCATCCCCTCCTTCCACAACTACAGAATTTGGTCCTTTTTAGGGCTTGGAATGACCACCTACACTGCCTGGTACATGACCATTGCATCCATTGTTCATGGCCag GTTGAGGGTGTGAAACACTCGGGACCAGATAAACTGGTTTTGTATTTCACCGGCGCCACCAACATACTGTACACTTTCGGCGGCCACGCCGTTACTGT GGAAATCATGCATGCAATGTGGAAGCCTCAGAAGTTTAAGTATGTCTATCTCTTTGCTACCCTCTATGTATTCACTCTAACCCTTCCATCTGCAACTGCTGTGTACTGGGCCTTTGGCGACCAACTCCTCACCCACTCGAACGCCTTCTCGCTCCTTCCCCGCAATAAGTGGCGTGATGCGGGTGTCACATTGATGCTCATTCACCAG TTCATCACATTCGGGTTTGCTTGTACGCCATTGTATTTCGTTTGGGAGAAAGTAATTGGAATGCATGACACCAAGAGCATATGTTTGAGGGCAATTGCCAGGTTGCCTGTGGTGATACCTATTTGGTTCTTGGCCATCATATTTCCTTTCTTCGGTCCCATTAATTCAGCCGTTGGCGCTCTTTTGGTCAGCTTCACCGTCTACGTCATACCCGCCTTAGCTCATATGCTCACCTTCAAATCCGCCGCTGCTCGCCAG AATGCGGCAGAGAAGCTTCCGTTCTTCCTCCCGAGCTGGACAGGCATGTACGTGGTGAACGCATTCATCGTGGTGTGGGTGCTCGTAGTCGGGTTCGGATTCGGAGGGTGGGCTAGCATGACCAACTTCATCAGGCAAGTTGACACTTTTGGGTTGTTTGCAAAGTGCTACCAGTGCCCTCCCAAAGTCTCAGCCTCCCCACCACCACATCACTAA